One window of the Drosophila ananassae strain 14024-0371.13 chromosome 4 unlocalized genomic scaffold, ASM1763931v2 tig00000054, whole genome shotgun sequence genome contains the following:
- the LOC116655080 gene encoding uncharacterized protein LOC116655080, translated as MGPLPEDRLEANGWPFKFTGLDYFGPLFVTVGRRTEKRWVAAHDLSTDSCIIAMRNFMCRRGPVVRIRSDNGKNFVGADREARRFSEVFEPAQIQGELSSKGVEWVFNCPANPAEGGAWERMVQCVKKVLAHTMKELAPKEHVLENLLIEAESIVNSRPLTHLPVTVDQEAPLTPNDLLKGAPDLPDLPKDDGQEVVRCATRKQWRIARMMRDRFWKRWVHEYLPTLVRRERWCKHVEPIRRGDLVFICDPAIPRREWKRGVVEEVFTGRDGVPRRAAVRTNDRAKTIMRPASKLAVLDVVNAAASRGWGCRGTD; from the coding sequence TGACGGTTGGACGACGCACGGAGAAGAGGTGGGTGGCTGCTCACGATTTGTCCACCGATTCCTGTATAATCGCCATGAGAAACTTTATGTGCCGACGTGGACCCGTCGTCAGGATTAGGAGCGATAATGGGAAGAACTTCGTTGGAGCCGACCGCGAAGCCAGGAGGTTCAGCGAAGTGTTCGAGCCTGCACAGATCCAGGGCGAGCTGTCGTCCAAAGGAGTCGAATGGGTCTTCAATTGCCCGGCGAACCCAGCTGAGGGTGGCGCCTGGGAAAGGATGGTGCAGTGTGTGAAGAAGGTGCTGGCGCACACAATGAAAGAACTTGCGCCCAAGGAGCACGTACTGGAGAACCTGCTGATTGAGGCGGAGAGCATAGTGAACTCTCGTCCGCTCACTCATCTACCAGTGACGGTGGACCAGGAGGCTCCACTGACACCCAACGATTTGCTGAAGGGAGCACCCGATCTTCCAGACCTTCCCAAGGATGACGGACAGGAGGTCGTGAGATGCGCTACCAGGAAGCAGTGGCGCATAGCGAGGATGATGCGGGACCGTTTCTGGAAGAGATGGGTGCATGAGTACCTGCCTACACTTGTGCGCAGGGAGAGATGGTGCAAGCACGTCGAGCCAATTCGCCGAGGAGACCTGGTGTTCATCTGTGATCCTGCCATACCACGAAGGGAGTGGAAACGAGGCGTCGTGGAAGAGGTGTTCACCGGAAGAGATGGAGTACCTCGTCGAGCGGCAGTGCGGACTAACGATCGAGCCAAGACTATAATGCGTCCCGCTTCGAAGTTAGCTGTCCTGGATGTGGTGAATGCGGCTGCTTCACGGGGGTGGGGatgtcgcggaacggattag